Genomic DNA from Pseudomonas fitomaticsae:
TGTCGTTGCTGGAGTTGATCAATCAGCCGGACGGTTTGCCGTTCGCCTTGCAGACCTCCGGGCGCAATCGTTTCCAGTGTTTGTTGAAACGGCCTAAACAGGCGCCGATTCAGGCGCGCGTCTTCACTGAAACAAGAACCGCTGAAGCCAGAACAGCCGAACCGAAAGTCGCCGCACCCACGGCCATCAGCCTGAGCACGTTGCACTTCGGCGACAGCCGCGTGGAAAAAGCCGTGCGCCAGGCCGAGCGTCTGCTGGAAAAGGACATCCCGCTGCTGATTCACGGGGAAACCGGGGTTGGCAAGGAAGTCTTCGTCAAGGCCCTGCACCAGGCCAGCTCCCGCAGCAAACAGGCGTTCATCGCCGTCAACTGCGCAGCGATCCCCGCCGAACTGGTGGAGTCCGAGCTGTTCGGCTATGAAAAAGGCGCATTCACCGGTGCCAACCAGAAAGGCAGCATCGGCCTGATCCGCAAGGCCGACAAGGGCACGCTGTTTCTCGATGAAATCGGCGACATGCCGCTACCGACTCAGGCACGTCTGTTGCGCGTGTTGCAGGAGCGCTGCGTGCAACCGGTGGGCAGCAGCGAGCTGTTTCCGGTGGATCTGCGGATCATCTCCGCCACCAACCGTTCGCTCAGGGAACAGGTGCAACTGGGGCGTTTTCGCGAGGACTTGTACTACCGCATCGGCGGCTTGACCCTCGAATTGCCACCACTTCGCGAGCGCAGCGACAAGCAGGCGCTGTTCAAACGGTTGTGGGAACAACATCGCGAGCCGTCGCAGTGGGCGGGATTGAGTCGCGAGGTGCTGGACTTGTTTGAACGGCACCCGTGGCCGGGCAATCTGCGTCAGGTCAGCAGCGTGATGCAGGTGGCGCTGGCGATGGCCGAGGAACAACCGATTCGGCCCGAGCATTTGCCCGACGACTTTTTTGTCGATCTGGAGATGGAGCCGGTGGAAGTGGCCGAGCCGTTGGGCATCGACCTGAACGATGCCGAGGCGTTGAACCGGGAGTTGCAGCTGGCCGGGGGCAATATTTCCCATCTGGCGCGACGATTGGGGGTTAGCCGCAATACCCTGTACAAGCGGCTGCGACAGATTGAAGGTTGAGTAAGCCCCTTCCCCTCATCGGAACGCCGCCCGCCCAGCCCTCTCCCCCAGGAGAGGGAGCGGACCGAGGTGTCTTGCGTTTTGCATCGACCTGAAAAACCAGCGGATTATGGATTCGGCGCCAATCGTTCAAGTAAGTTATCTCTCGAGCATCCCCTCAATCACTCTCATTTTCCTGGGGGAGAGGGCGTAATCTCAGGTCAACACAAGTCTCCCAACCAGCAGAAAAACAAAAACCCGCACAAGGCGGGTTTTGTTTGTAGCAATCGCAGCGATCAGTCAGCCAGACGCCAGGTCGTGCCGCCCTTGCCGTCTTCCAGCACCACGCCCATGGCGGTGAGCTGGTCGCGGATGCGGTCGGATTCGGCCCAGTCCTTGCCGGCACGTGCCGCCAGACGCGCAGCGATCAACGCCTCGACTTCGGCTGCATCGACACGCCCTTCGGCGCCGGCCTGCAGGAAGTCATCGGCCTCGAGCTGCAACACACCGAGCACGCTGGCCAGTTCCTTCAGGCGGGCTGCCAGACCGGCTGCTGCATCGAGATCGCTCTCGCGCAGACGGTTGATCTCACGCACCATCTCGAACAGCACCGCGCAGGCTTCCGGCGTGCCGAAGTCGTCGTTCATCACCGTGGTGAAACGCTCGACGAACGCTTCGCCGCCAGCCGGTGCCACGTTCGGCAAGCCTTTCAACGCGTGGTAGAAACGCTCCAGTGCGCCCTTGGCGTCCTTGAGGTTGTCTTCCGAGTAGTTGATCGCGCTGCGGTAGTGGCTCGACACCAGCAGGTAACGCACGACTTCCGGGTGGTACTTGTCGAGCACGTCGCGAATGGTGAAGAAGTTGTTCAAGGACTTGGACATCTTCTCGCCATTGATACGGATCATGCCGCAATGCATCCACGCGTTGGCGTAGGTCTTGCCGGTGGCCGCTTCGCTCTGGGCGATTTCGTTTTCGTGGTGCGGGAACTCGAGGTCGCTGCCGCCGCCATGAATGTCGAACGTCTCACCCAGGCAGCAGGTCGACATCACCGAGCACTCGATGTGCCAGCCCGGACGCCCGGCGCCCCACGGCGATTCCCAGCTCGGCTCACCCGGTTTGACGCCTTTCCAGAGCACGAAGTCCAGCGGATCCTCCTTGGCTTCGTCGACCTCGATCCGCGCACCGATGCGCAGGTCTTCGATCTTCTTGCGCGAGAGCTTGCCGTAGCCCATGAACTTGCCGACGCGGTAGTACACGTCGCCATTGCCCGGGGCATAGGCGAAACCCTTGTCGATCAGGGTCTGGATCATCGCGTGCATGCCAGGGATGTGATCCGTGGCGCGCGGCTCCATGTCCGGCTTCTGGATGTTCAGGCGCGCTTCGTCTTCGTGCATCGCGGCGATCATGCGCTCGGTCAACGCTTCGAACGACTCGCCGTTCTCGTTGGCCCGGTTGATGATCTTGTCGTCGATGTCGGTGATGTTGCGCACGTAGGTCAGGTCATAACCGCTGAACCGCAACCAGCGGGTCACCAGGTCGAACGCGACCATGCTGCGGCCATGGCCCAGGTGGCAGTAGTCGTACACGGTCATCCCGCAGACGTACATGCGCACCTTGTTGCCATCCAGCGGCTTGAAGACTTCTTTGCTCTTGGTGAGCGTGTTGTAGATCGTAAGCACGGTGTTTCCTTAAGACTTGATCACTGGCCCCACGAATCACGCAGGGTCACGGTACGGTTGAATACCGGCTGACCTGGTTTCGAGTCCTTGATATCCGCGACGAAGTAACCTTCGCGCTCGAACTGGAAACGGTCTTCCGGCTGTGCGTTGCCCAGCGAGGGTTCAGCACGACAACCGGTCAGCACTTGCAGTGAGTCAGGGTTGATGTTGTCCAGGAAACTCGCGCTGTCTTCGGCCTTCTCCGGGTTCGGAGAACGGAACAGGCGATCGTACAGACGCACTTCGCACTCGATGCTGGCGGCGGCCGGCACCCAGTGGATCACGCCCTTGACCTTGCGGCCTTCAGGGTTCTTGCCCAGGGTGTCCGGATCGTAGGAGCAACGCAGCTCGACGATGTTGCCGTCGGCGTCCTTGATCGCTTCGTCGGCACGGATCACGTAGCTGCCGCGCAGACGCACTTCGCCATTCGGCTCCAGGCGCTTGTAGCCTTTTGGCGGCTCTTCCATGAAGTCATCGCGGTCGATGTAGATTTCACGGGCGAACGGCAGCTTGCGTACGCCGAGTTCTTCTTTCTGCGGATGACGCGGCAGCTCGAGGTTGTCGACCTGATCTTCCGGGTAGTTGGTGATCACGACTTTCAACGGACGCAGCACGCACATGGCGCGCGGAGCGTTGGCGTCCAGGTCCTGCCGGATGCTGAACTCGAGCATGCCGAAGTCGACCACGCCGTCGGAACGGTTGGTGCCGATCATCTCGCAGAAGTTGCGGATCGACGCCGGGGTGTAGCCACGACGGCGGAAGCCCGACAGCGTCGACATGCGCGGATCGTCCCAGCCGTTGACGTGTTTTTCGTCAACCAGTTGCTTGAGCTTGCGCTTGCTGGTGATGGTGTAGTTGAGGTTCAGACGGCTGAACTCGTACTGACGCGGGTGCGCCGGCACTGGCAGTGCGTCGAGGAACCACTCGTACAGCGGACGATGGCTTTCGAACTCCAGGGTGCAGATCGAGTGGGTGATGCCTTCGATGGCATCCGACTGACCGTGGGTGAAGTCGTAGTTCGGGTAGATGCACCACTTGTCACCGGTCTGATGGTGATGGGCGTGGCGGATGCGGTACATGATCGGGTCGCGCAGGTTCATGTTCGGCGAGGCCATGTCGATCTTGGCACGCAGCACGCGGGCACCGTCCGGGAACTCACCGGCGCGCATGCGGGCGAACCAGTCCAGGTTCTCTTCCACCGAACGGTCGCGGAACGGGCTGTTCTTGCCCGGCTCGGTCAGGCTGCCGCGGTATTCCTTGGCTTGCTCGGGCGTCAGGTCGTCGACGTAGGCCTTGCCGGCCTTGATCAGCTCGACCGCCCAGTCGTGCAACTGGTCGAAGTATTGCGAGGCGTAGCGAACTTCGCCGGACCATTCGAAGCCCAGCCATTTGACGTCGCTTTCGATCGCGTCGATGTATTCCTGGTCTTCCTTGGCCGGGTTGGTGTCGTCGAAACGCAGGTGAGTGACGCCGCCGAACTCCTGGGCCAGGCCGAAGTTCACACAGATCGACTTGGCGTGGCCGATGTGCAGGTAGCCGTTGGGCTCAGGCGGGAAACGGGTGACGA
This window encodes:
- a CDS encoding sigma-54-dependent Fis family transcriptional regulator, which produces MAAPAPPLSHDAIVQDSWSRCRAFGLNHQSAPAFDQLPAAGIAQLLDRHHSLVQTTHQEVLPYYENILSNSNCLIMLADNQGQVLTSWGTQRFIEPNLARGFQAGASWVERVSGTNAIGTALACEQAVHIEHDEHFLKANRFMTGSAAPIFDAERKVIAVLDVSSDSYLPPSHTLGMVKMMSQTVENRLILNLFHGQHFQLTFNTGLNNLDSQWAGLLIFDESGQVLSANRRADNLLGVRLSRVSVESLFKVSLLELINQPDGLPFALQTSGRNRFQCLLKRPKQAPIQARVFTETRTAEARTAEPKVAAPTAISLSTLHFGDSRVEKAVRQAERLLEKDIPLLIHGETGVGKEVFVKALHQASSRSKQAFIAVNCAAIPAELVESELFGYEKGAFTGANQKGSIGLIRKADKGTLFLDEIGDMPLPTQARLLRVLQERCVQPVGSSELFPVDLRIISATNRSLREQVQLGRFREDLYYRIGGLTLELPPLRERSDKQALFKRLWEQHREPSQWAGLSREVLDLFERHPWPGNLRQVSSVMQVALAMAEEQPIRPEHLPDDFFVDLEMEPVEVAEPLGIDLNDAEALNRELQLAGGNISHLARRLGVSRNTLYKRLRQIEG
- the cysS gene encoding cysteine--tRNA ligase, coding for MLTIYNTLTKSKEVFKPLDGNKVRMYVCGMTVYDYCHLGHGRSMVAFDLVTRWLRFSGYDLTYVRNITDIDDKIINRANENGESFEALTERMIAAMHEDEARLNIQKPDMEPRATDHIPGMHAMIQTLIDKGFAYAPGNGDVYYRVGKFMGYGKLSRKKIEDLRIGARIEVDEAKEDPLDFVLWKGVKPGEPSWESPWGAGRPGWHIECSVMSTCCLGETFDIHGGGSDLEFPHHENEIAQSEAATGKTYANAWMHCGMIRINGEKMSKSLNNFFTIRDVLDKYHPEVVRYLLVSSHYRSAINYSEDNLKDAKGALERFYHALKGLPNVAPAGGEAFVERFTTVMNDDFGTPEACAVLFEMVREINRLRESDLDAAAGLAARLKELASVLGVLQLEADDFLQAGAEGRVDAAEVEALIAARLAARAGKDWAESDRIRDQLTAMGVVLEDGKGGTTWRLAD
- a CDS encoding glutamine--tRNA ligase/YqeY domain fusion protein produces the protein MSKPTVDPTSNAKSGPAVPVNFLRPIIQADLDSGKHTQIVTRFPPEPNGYLHIGHAKSICVNFGLAQEFGGVTHLRFDDTNPAKEDQEYIDAIESDVKWLGFEWSGEVRYASQYFDQLHDWAVELIKAGKAYVDDLTPEQAKEYRGSLTEPGKNSPFRDRSVEENLDWFARMRAGEFPDGARVLRAKIDMASPNMNLRDPIMYRIRHAHHHQTGDKWCIYPNYDFTHGQSDAIEGITHSICTLEFESHRPLYEWFLDALPVPAHPRQYEFSRLNLNYTITSKRKLKQLVDEKHVNGWDDPRMSTLSGFRRRGYTPASIRNFCEMIGTNRSDGVVDFGMLEFSIRQDLDANAPRAMCVLRPLKVVITNYPEDQVDNLELPRHPQKEELGVRKLPFAREIYIDRDDFMEEPPKGYKRLEPNGEVRLRGSYVIRADEAIKDADGNIVELRCSYDPDTLGKNPEGRKVKGVIHWVPAAASIECEVRLYDRLFRSPNPEKAEDSASFLDNINPDSLQVLTGCRAEPSLGNAQPEDRFQFEREGYFVADIKDSKPGQPVFNRTVTLRDSWGQ